One Neomonachus schauinslandi chromosome 9, ASM220157v2, whole genome shotgun sequence DNA segment encodes these proteins:
- the LOC110571482 gene encoding SRA stem-loop-interacting RNA-binding protein, mitochondrial: MAASAVRGAVALRTSISRPVAFVRKIPWTAASSELREHFAQFGHVRKCTVPFDKETGFHRGMGWIQFSSEEELQNALQQENHILDGVKLHVQAQRPKVLQGDQTSDEEKDF, encoded by the exons ATGGCGGCGTCTGCAGTGAGGGGTGCTGTGGCGCTGCGTACGAGTATTAGCCGGCCCGTGGCTTTTGTCAGAAAAATTCCCTGGACCGCGGCCTCGA GTGAGCTGAGAGAACACTTTGCACAGTTTGGCCATGTACGAAAGTGCACTGTACCCTTT gaCAAAGAGACTGGATTTCACAGAGGTATGGGTTGGATTCAGTTTTCTTCAGAAGAAGAACTTCAGAATGCACTACAACAAGAAAATCATATTCTTGATGGAGTAAag ctCCACGTTCAAGCTCAAAGACCAAAAGTTTTGCAAGGGGATCAAACATCTGATGAAGAGAAAGATTTTTGA